A genomic segment from Cyanobium sp. NIES-981 encodes:
- a CDS encoding sensor histidine kinase KdpD, giving the protein MNLLPISRLRLWLQSASLLAVLAGYGVMLGFNQVLSGYERDQAHRQLAEEVASQLSQQTGSRQQLRQLLLARSRAPLLQLRLTPLPAGPAPAGPLRGEPRLVSSGAQSWLVSRVAIPLSSGETVWLQVEQNVSASVRQQQLGSWLLLVAAGLASLITSGLLRLVLWRGLSQPLEVFRVQLSGIEAPPRPGDQLVVADQPEELRPIARAFNALQQRLAASWERQRSFVDGVAHELRTPITLVSGHAQRLLRRHPDPALVPSLRLIQQESARMGTLVADLLDLARQDSGRLRLRCRPIQADDVLLALHERLALGAAGRLRLAGSDASGEPGPPPALADPDRLQQCLTALVDNALLYSPPGSPVTVGAAGAADGRLLLWVRDHGPGVEEAERERIFGRFVRGSAGLRGDQRGSGIGLAVVKLLMEAMGGDVRVVEAPGGGAEFQLRLPALEPALEPGLSPAADPPSA; this is encoded by the coding sequence ATGAACCTGCTGCCCATCTCCCGGCTGCGCCTCTGGCTCCAGAGCGCCTCCCTGCTGGCGGTGCTGGCCGGCTACGGCGTGATGCTGGGCTTCAACCAGGTCTTGTCCGGCTACGAGCGTGACCAGGCCCACCGGCAGCTGGCGGAGGAGGTGGCCTCCCAGCTCAGCCAGCAGACCGGCTCCCGCCAGCAGCTGCGCCAGCTCTTGCTGGCCCGCTCTCGGGCCCCGCTGCTCCAGCTGCGGCTCACGCCCCTGCCGGCCGGTCCAGCCCCTGCCGGCCCCCTGCGGGGGGAGCCCCGGCTGGTGAGCAGCGGAGCCCAGAGCTGGCTGGTGAGCCGGGTGGCGATCCCCCTGAGCAGCGGTGAAACCGTCTGGCTGCAGGTGGAGCAGAACGTGAGCGCCTCCGTGCGCCAGCAGCAGCTCGGCTCCTGGCTGCTGCTGGTGGCGGCCGGGCTGGCGAGCCTGATCACCAGTGGTCTGCTCCGCCTGGTGCTGTGGCGGGGGCTCAGCCAGCCGCTCGAGGTGTTCCGTGTCCAGCTCAGCGGCATCGAGGCACCGCCGCGGCCCGGCGATCAGCTGGTGGTGGCCGATCAGCCCGAGGAGCTGCGGCCCATCGCCCGGGCCTTCAACGCGCTGCAGCAGCGCCTCGCCGCCTCCTGGGAGCGGCAGCGCAGCTTCGTGGATGGTGTGGCCCATGAGCTGCGCACCCCGATCACCCTGGTGTCGGGCCACGCCCAGCGGTTGCTGCGCCGCCATCCCGATCCCGCCCTGGTGCCCTCCCTGCGGCTGATTCAGCAGGAGTCGGCCCGGATGGGCACCCTGGTGGCCGACCTGCTCGATCTGGCCCGCCAGGATTCGGGCCGCCTGCGCCTGCGCTGCCGGCCGATCCAGGCCGATGACGTGCTCCTGGCGCTCCACGAGCGGCTGGCCCTCGGGGCCGCGGGCCGGCTGCGGCTGGCCGGCTCCGACGCCAGCGGAGAGCCCGGGCCGCCGCCGGCCCTCGCTGATCCCGACCGCCTGCAGCAGTGCCTCACCGCCCTGGTGGACAACGCCCTGCTCTACAGCCCCCCCGGCTCGCCGGTGACGGTGGGGGCCGCCGGGGCGGCTGACGGCCGCCTGCTGCTCTGGGTGCGGGATCACGGCCCCGGCGTGGAGGAAGCCGAGCGGGAGCGGATCTTCGGGCGCTTCGTGCGTGGCTCCGCCGGCCTGCGCGGCGATCAGCGCGGCAGCGGCATCGGCCTGGCGGTGGTGAAGCTGCTGATGGAGGCGATGGGGGGCGATGTGCGGGTGGTGGAAGCGCCGGGTGGGGGGGCGGAGTTCCAGCTGCGTCTCCCCGCGCTGGAGCCCGCGCTGGAGCCGGGGCTCAGTCCCGCGGCGGACCCTCCTTCAGCATGA